A region of the Candidatus Schekmanbacteria bacterium genome:
ATTACAAGCATTGCAAGGAAAGCGATGGTTAGCAAAGATGTTGCAATTTACAGGATAAAAAAACTTTTTAATGAAGGTGTAATCAAAAGCATCAAGCCAATTATTGACACCTTTCTTTTGGGAATCACAACATATTCAATTATTTTGGACTTGCACAATCTCAAGAAAAACACCCGCAAAGAGATTTTAGAAAATCTGCGCTCCAAAAAAAATATTTCAGTGAATAAATTTTTGCAAAGCGATAGTGACCTTGAAATTTTAATTGATGTGAAGCTTCCAGGAGACCTTTACCAATTCTATGAAAATTTCTTAGCTAAGTATGCAAAATTTATCCAAAAAATAGAACTCTCCGTTGTGACAAAAAAGCATTTTTTTGGAAATAGGTATCTCTTAAACACAAGTAACTCGGTTATTCTTGAGGGAACAAAAAAATTCCTAAAGATTGATGAAAAAGATTGGGATTTGCTTGAA
Encoded here:
- a CDS encoding AsnC family transcriptional regulator, with product MKKSKTLDAKDLRILRELENDARKSITSIARKAMVSKDVAIYRIKKLFNEGVIKSIKPIIDTFLLGITTYSIILDLHNLKKNTRKEILENLRSKKNISVNKFLQSDSDLEILIDVKLPGDLYQFYENFLAKYAKFIQKIELSVVTKKHFFGNRYLLNTSNSVILEGTKKFLKIDEKDWDLLEILKKDPRIPVIDIAQKLGISSVSVIRRIRKLKSEGVIRGYLVILDNRAIHRELYKVRVLLRNAS